Proteins from a single region of Terriglobales bacterium:
- a CDS encoding prepilin-type N-terminal cleavage/methylation domain-containing protein — MKTSKLRRQSAGFSLVELLIVVVIIMVVSAIAAPNVMQAYANFRLRSAATAQAQMLQRVRMKALNNNRIEKLGFTWNWTGSYYYVTTFVEDNPANWSIDPSERDVVAQMPTNMWYGSGPDTSTMQLDFVAQNLWWAMGFDAQGNPCYWDFAGGCATTYAGQRVGFVYYLYQMNNWNPTSYAAITVSPSGRVRTWIWSGSRWQ; from the coding sequence ATGAAAACGAGCAAGTTGCGCAGACAGTCGGCTGGATTCTCGCTGGTCGAGCTGTTGATTGTGGTGGTGATCATCATGGTGGTGAGCGCCATCGCCGCACCCAACGTGATGCAGGCGTATGCCAACTTCCGGCTGCGTTCGGCGGCCACGGCGCAAGCCCAGATGCTGCAGCGCGTGCGCATGAAGGCGCTGAACAACAACCGGATCGAGAAGCTCGGTTTCACCTGGAATTGGACAGGCAGCTACTACTACGTGACCACATTCGTGGAAGACAACCCCGCCAACTGGTCGATCGACCCCAGTGAGCGCGATGTGGTGGCACAAATGCCCACGAACATGTGGTACGGGTCGGGACCGGACACCAGCACCATGCAACTGGATTTTGTGGCGCAGAACCTGTGGTGGGCGATGGGCTTCGACGCCCAGGGCAATCCCTGCTACTGGGACTTCGCCGGAGGCTGTGCCACCACCTACGCAGGGCAGCGGGTGGGCTTCGTCTACTATCTGTACCAGATGAACAACTGGAACCCCACGAGTTACGCCGCCATCACGGTTTCGCCCAGCGGGCGCGTACGCACCTGGATCTGGAGCGGTAGCCGCTGGCAATAG
- a CDS encoding prepilin-type N-terminal cleavage/methylation domain-containing protein: MMRARNRRAVRPREAGLSLIELMIAMLVMTVGFMATMILISTAIASNNRNKLDTTATALSQMVTETVAAQSVVVGAPMTVVDCRPTAAGGPQTWTIATAVGPNVNDQAGASVDATTGSINFTQLYANVPVGYKMEFVACGAAGTQATYDVRWNIRRISAFSKLVTVSTRQIGARAGGPQQLQYFTPPVTLRTIAGF, translated from the coding sequence ATGATGCGTGCTCGCAATCGCAGAGCCGTACGCCCGCGTGAGGCGGGCCTGTCGCTGATTGAGCTGATGATCGCCATGCTGGTGATGACGGTAGGGTTCATGGCGACCATGATCCTGATCTCGACCGCCATTGCCTCCAACAACCGCAACAAGCTGGACACTACGGCCACGGCGCTGTCTCAGATGGTGACGGAGACAGTGGCGGCGCAATCGGTGGTGGTGGGCGCCCCGATGACGGTGGTGGACTGCCGGCCGACTGCGGCGGGCGGACCGCAAACCTGGACGATCGCGACCGCGGTGGGGCCGAATGTGAACGACCAGGCGGGCGCCAGCGTGGATGCCACGACCGGCAGCATTAATTTCACCCAGCTCTACGCCAACGTTCCCGTGGGCTACAAGATGGAATTCGTGGCCTGCGGAGCCGCGGGCACGCAAGCCACATACGACGTGCGCTGGAACATACGGCGCATCAGCGCGTTCTCCAAGCTGGTGACGGTATCGACGCGGCAGATCGGCGCCCGCGCCGGAGGACCGCAGCAACTGCAGTACTTCACTCCCCCGGTGACGCTGCGCACGATTGCAGGTTTCTAG